ATTTCATCTACtcctattaattaattaattaaactaaactactatttatatataataattgtaaAAAGTTATGGGCCTAAAGTGGAGGCTTCATTGGGCTTTCACTACACATGGCcctgataaaataaaatagttaacaAAGTAACTTTTATTTAATGGCACCATGCACCAACAAGAAGAAACAATTaagctataaattttatgtgttTATCAATGCAAGTAGAAGGAAAAATTACAATATGAATGGATTTTCCCTGAAGTGctgaaaagaaaatgaaaaggaCGTTAATAGATTTGTTCACTTTCCCTTTGTTATCTAAACAACCCACTGAAAAGAAGTTAACAATAAAAGATGCTAGAATTATAATGTGCCAACTTAAAATTGACATTTACATCCAACAATTTCACACAAGAGGTGCAAGTGCATAGAACTGTTAACAAAAGCAAGCTTATCCTTTACATTACATATCTTTTTGCATACAACAAATGAGAGTGATGTTTCCATTAACAAATAAGCCAATACAACATTACTAAATACTAGCTCTAGTCCTATATATAAGagaaaatttgatcaaatatatcaatttttattgatcaaATTACTTTCTCTTATATATAAGACCATAGGTAATAATATATAAGACCTAGAAAAAAAACCCCTAATTAAATGCTTATAGAATAAACATTTATTacatataaactatttttataataaaagaaaaaataaagtcaaaatgttatcatataaattataaattttttcataagttatcttaaagagcttatggaaataagGCGAAAATAGTTTATGAACATGTCATAAACTGTTTCTATAAGACTTCTCAAATAGTATCGCAAATGTTTATGTCAacaaataaactcaaataagtcaatccaacAGATGACATACATATACACTAGCTTCCTACTTCACGAGAATCCAATCAACATACCTGACTCAGGCTGCAatgtaaaatgataattttgttgTAGCAAAAAACATGCACTTAGTGTGTATCCCTAACCATGTCACAAGTGGGATGCAAAACTTcatcttcaatttatatttaactCGTTTTCAATCATATAATATAGCTATCAAGTGATATAgatttgaaattattattttttcctaaTTTGTGCATTGCCTCAATTAGGCATGTGATGTGACTATCATCTACTTAATTAGTTTTTAATCTAATAGCTAATCATGCATATATTTAACAGTAATGAACAATGAAAAATCTTATACTCCTAATCATCAAAACAGAAACTATGTTTTGTATAGAGTTTAGGTTAGCTATGTCTATAATATACATGCATGCATATGCAGAAAAACAGAAGCAACTAAAGCAATCATCCAATACTTTCCAACTCAATTCCATGACTTACCAACTCTCACAATGTTTGTTTTGATGGTTACTCTGACATTATTGCATTCATTCATGCATTTGATTCTCCTTCCTATCTTATTATTAATACCCTCCTTCACTTCCTCTCTCTGCAATCTTTCATTACACAACCTTCTCTTACTGCAATGGCTTCAAAAGCCTTAACCACTGGTTCTCACTCCCGAAACGGACACCGTTTTTCACACTGCGACTCGGATGAGGTATTCTTTACTTTGCAAGTTCAACTTTAATAGTTCTGTTACATAAAACTTTTATAACATTAGAATGAAttgaattttgttgtgttgtgtgTTTTTATAGGAAAATAGAGACTACAATCAGCAGAAGTGGAAACACAATGATCAAGCTTTATCTTCGGCTGGAAGTGGTGAGAAGATTTTTctattaacttaatttttttgtgaATGAAAAACAAAGTTGTTTAATATGTTCCATCACAGTGGTTTCTCTTTCTGGTGCTTTCTGATCTTGTAATAATTTTATGCACACTTTTCTGAGCTGTTCTGTAGTTGCTAGTAAGGATTTTGAAGAGCAGAAAGAATTCGACTATAATGAAGAGAAAGGGAAAGGAAAACAAGAAAAGAGAAGTCTTATGAGCAATGACATAGGGGAAGATGATTACCTGTAACTTTTCTTCTCTTGACGCTAAGAATTTATGTAAATTACAATGcattttcttcttttcatttCTTACTTTAGCTGTTTCTTTTCTTCTGTTATGTTCTTGCAGTTTGGCTGAGTCGAGGCAGCCACTGTGGCGAAAAATACCGATAGCTTCAAGCCTAATCAATCCGTATCGCATAGTCATAGTCACGCGTCTCGTTGTCCTAGTTTTCTTCTTCCACTTCCGCATCACAACACCGGTGCACGATGCATATGCCTTATGGATAATCTCTGTGGTGTGCGAAATATGGCTCTCTTTGTCTTGGATAGTAGACCAATTCCCCAAGTGGTTCCCCATGACTCGCGAAACTTACTTGGAACGCTTGTCCATGAGGCTTGAGCGCGAAGGCAAACCAAACCTTCTAGCTCCAATAGACGTCTTTGTTACCACTGCAGACCCTTTGAAAGAACCACCTATTATTACAGCAAACACAGTTCTATCAATCTTGTCTGTTGATTATCCTGTTAACAAAGTTAGCTGCTATGTCTCTGATGACAGTGCATCTATGCTTCTATTTGATACCTTAACAAAAACTTCTCAGTTTGCAAGAACTTGGGTTCCCTTTTGTAACAAGTACAACATTGAGCCAAGGGCACCTGAGTCTTATTTCTCTCAGAAAGTTGATTACTTGAAAGACAAGGTTCATCCTACTTTCGTAAAGGATCGCAGGGCCATGAAGGTAACTAAAGACGACACAGATAAGCCATCAAAAGCTTGTTTGTATTGGCTTATTCAAACTTATCTGCTGGCCTAAATACTTGTAGGACAGTTTGGGATAGCTTATGGAAACAGCATATGACATGTCCATAAgctgttttcagcttatttccataagctctcCAGGATAGTTTATTAAAACAGCTAATAGCTTATATAGAAacagtttatttattttatctttgttatagaaatagcttatgcATAAGTTCTCATATGACAAGCGTTTATGTTGTAAATGCTTAGTTAAGCTGTATATCCATACAGGGTCAATtcttgtttttaatatttatattgtcCTATTATTATCCATGTGAGACTTTAAGGGATTTTCCTTTGTCAGAGAGAGTATGAAGAATTCAAGGTGAAAATCAATGTACTAGTGGCAAAGGCTCAGAAAAAACCAGAAGAGGGCTGGGTGTTGCAAGATGGTACTCCATGGCCTGGAAATAACACTGACAATCATCCAGGAATGATTCAGGTTTGCCAGTTTCATTGTTCAGTCATTCCATGTTTGATGTGCAATCAAAACTTTGGACATtgacaataaataataaagaactaaaacatATAAGGACTTGCCTTTGTAGGTTTGTCTGGGAAGTTCCGGTGCACTAGACAACAAAGGCAAGGAGCTACCACGACTTGTGTATGTTTCACGCGAGAAATGTTCCGGCTATCAACACCACAGGAAAGCTGGTGCCATGAATGCTCTAGTAAGTAGTGTAAACTTCTAGCGTATAGTTTTATTCTATCCAATTATCAGAACATGATATTATAAAAACCGTTTATAACTCTTGCAATGCTTCGTTTTCTCCAAAGCTTCGAGTTTCTGCTGTTCTTAGCAATGCACCTTTTGTGTTGAATCTGGATTGTGATCAATACATCAATAATAGCAAGGCTCTTAGGGAGGCTATGTGTTTCCTAATGGACCCTCTACTTGGAAAGAAGGTCGCTTACGTCCAATTTCCACGAAGGTTTGATGGAATCGACTGCAACGATAGATATGCTAATCACAACACTGTATTCTTTGATGTAAGGGATATTGTTCTGAAGTCAAATACAAGTTGCAATTAATTAACTGATATTTAACTCTTGCCTTGAATTTTTCCTTGTTTGTAGATCAACATGAAATGCCTTGATGGGATTCAAGGTCCAGTTTATGTTGGTACTGGATGTGTTTTCAACAGGCAGGCATTATACGGCTATAAGCCACTATCTGATAAAAGGCGAAAGACGAGCTTTTGTTGTTGGCCTTTATGCTGCTGCTGTTGTTCTGGTGACTCTCCCTCCGCGTTTGATGGTGAAGAGAGTGATGATGAACTTGAAAACTGTAATGAGCAAGAGGAATCATCCTTCATGTCCCTCAAAATATTTGAGAGAAAGTTCGGAGAGTCACCGGTTTTCATCGCTTCTGCCTTGATGGAAGATGGTGGACTTCCAAAAGGCACGAATACCCAAATACTAATGAAGGAAGCCATTCATGTTATAAGTATTGGCTATGAAGAGAAAACTGAATGGGGCAAAGAGGTAAAATCCAGTCAATACAGCAAGCTCTTTATTCCTTCTTAAATTGTGTACACAAAGATCCTtaaaaatgtgaagaaaaaagtTTCATTGACTTTTCTTTCTTTGCAGATAGGGTGGCTTTATGGTTCAGTGACAGAAGATATCTTGACAGGGTTTAACATGCATTGTAGAGGATGGAAATCAGTGTACTGCATGCCTAAGAGAGCAGCTTTTAAAGGATCTGCTCCTATAAACCTATCAGACAGATTACACCAAGTTCTGAAATGGGCTTTGGGTTCTACTCAGATTTTCTTCAGTGGCTATTGTCCATTGTGGTATGGCTATAGTGGAAAACTAAAATGGCTTCAACGGCTGGCCTACATGAATACTATCGTTTATCCGTTCACTTCAATTCCTCTGTTAGTCTACTGCACAATTCCGGCTATCTGTCTTCTCACTGGAAAGTTCATCCTCCCCACTGTAGGTGCATCATAATAGGTTTACTTACATATAACATGATTTTTGCTACCCTTATTCACAATATAATCACTACTGACATTGTCAATGTGAAGGAGCTATAAGTCTGATTACttttgaaagaagaaagaaatgaaGGGAAAGCAACATATTTGGATTGCATGCAGTCAGCAAGCAATACACGCAATCAACACTTGGGTGGATGTTGAATCAAGCGAGATTGGACGGTCCAGATTTCACTacagattttgattttatttaagaaattgaAATGCCGAGCTTGAAATTTGGATCATCCGATATCAATCAAACGACCACTGAAGTGTTGACAGTTTGAATGCGTGGAATTGCTGACTACTGACAATCCAAAACTGAAAACAACTATATTGATATTAGATTTATAAGAGGAAAAGAGCTATAGTGATATCAGATTCATGTTTTTATAACCATAGTTCTCTTTTGTGCAGCTGACAAACCTTGCAAGCATTTGGTTAATGGCTCTATTTATCTCTATCATTTTAACTTGTGTGCTCGAGCTCCGTTGGAGTAAGGTTAGCATTCATGACTGGTGGCGCAACGAGCAATTCTGGGTCATTGGAGGTGTTTCTGCACACCTTTTTGCAGTGTTTCAAGGCCTCCTTAAAGTTGCAGGACTAGACGCAAATTTCACTGTGCGAACAAAATCAGCGGACGGCGATGAATTTGGGCAGCTCTATCTCTTCAAGTGGACCACTCTTCTCATCCCACCAACAAGTATTGTAATCTTGAATATGGTGGGAATTGTTGCTGGAGTCTCTGAAGCCATTAACAAAGGTTATGATTCATGGGGACTTTTGTTTGGGAAGGTTTTTTTCTCCTTCTGGGTCATTGTTCACTTGTATCCTTTCCTCAAAGGTCTAATGGGAAGGCAAAACAGAACACCCGTCATAGTAATTCTCTGGGCAACACTTCTAGCATTGATTTTCTCGATGATTTGGGTGCAGATCGATATTTTCTTGCCCAAGCACAAAGGTCCAGTACTCCAACAATGCGGGGTAGAATGCTAAGGCCGTAGAAAAGGGGTGTTCTTCCCATTTCATCTGATGTTTGTTGTTTCACTTGAGTACTTACCTTTATGAGAAAGTGAAGAATCAATATTTATGATGCAAGATTCATCAATTAATTGAAAAGTAAAGATAGCTTTGTAACATATGATATGATTTCTTATCATCATCCTAGAAGCATGAAATATGATTTATGGTGCAAGATTGCTTTGTAATGTTATCATTGAATCATGATATGATTTATGGTGCAAGAATCACctgtaaattaaaaattaaaatctaaagaCTGTTTTGTAACATATATGACATGATTTCTTGTTATTAATGCAGCATGAAATATGTACATCTCAAGATTTATCTAGATAATTTCTTATCTCAATGACTACAAGCATATCCTTTGATTGATACAAGGTAACAAGCTATATTTCTATGATATCAAAGCTTATATTAGCTATGTTGCCATGCAGCTTGACATCATAGAAAGTTCAGCTACAAGAGAATATCAGAGTGAGTAGATTGAAGGATTTAACTATTAGCAGGATGATACCATAATATAAACATTGTGACACAGGAAGCAAAACTTGAGTTATATGAAACTTATTGAGCCTTagaataaatatgaaaataagctGTGAAACCAAACTAAAGAGACACATAATAGATTGAACTTTAAAGCCAAGTACAATTACAAGCACAAAGTACACATTACATTTCATTTAtagaaagaattaaaaaatgcaTTCCCAACACAATACACTTCTCAAACACATCCCTTGCAAACTCTTTCTAAAATACATGAGGAACACAAGTAGAAGCAGCTTCAGCAGCACCTCTATTCAATGCTTTCTCTAGCCTTGTCTCAAACGGGGTAGCGTGCCAAGTCACCTTCTTATCCTGCACAACCAGTTAAATCCAAATGAGAATTCACCATCAAACTAATGGGTAATAAATAACAACTTATCCTACAATTCACTTCATCTTCACCTCTCTATACTTGCTAGTTGTGTTTGGAATTCCTTTAAAGGATGAGACTGAGGCAGAATCCTCGGCAGAGCCAGTAAAATTCCAATAGGACCCAACTGTTCCTATAATAGGCATCTCATCAGGACTCCTACAAGGTGACTTCCTCGGGGACGAAGTAGCGGAAAATTGCTTAATCTCATCCAATGTTAAAGCACCTAAAATAGGCCTATCTTCATGACTTATCACAGAATTTGAACCTTGTTGTGAGGCGCTCCTGTCAGGAGTAGCAGCAACACCACCGCCATACAAACAAGCCTTGTTAACAGGTGTAGTCTCCGACGAAGCCAACCAATTAGAAAGGCTAGCATCGACTGCGATTTCCCGGTTCAACTTCTTAGGTGTTTCGGTTTCTGAAACTTCCTTAACACCAAATGCAACCTGTGATTCATGGTTGGAATTGGAACAAACATTATTCTCTTTAAGAGGCCTTAATGGTATTGTCCGTTTAGCCTTAACAACTTTCCACTGGGAGAGATTTTCGACCGGGTTCAGCACGGGATGAACATAAACACTTCTGTCTCTAGCATTGGAATTGAACCCAATTGACTTCACATCTCTTTCACAAATAGGGATAGGACTCTCCACCTCCTCA
The genomic region above belongs to Cicer arietinum cultivar CDC Frontier isolate Library 1 chromosome 4, Cicar.CDCFrontier_v2.0, whole genome shotgun sequence and contains:
- the LOC101492181 gene encoding cellulose synthase A catalytic subunit 4 [UDP-forming] — its product is MASKALTTGSHSRNGHRFSHCDSDEENRDYNQQKWKHNDQALSSAGSVASKDFEEQKEFDYNEEKGKGKQEKRSLMSNDIGEDDYLLAESRQPLWRKIPIASSLINPYRIVIVTRLVVLVFFFHFRITTPVHDAYALWIISVVCEIWLSLSWIVDQFPKWFPMTRETYLERLSMRLEREGKPNLLAPIDVFVTTADPLKEPPIITANTVLSILSVDYPVNKVSCYVSDDSASMLLFDTLTKTSQFARTWVPFCNKYNIEPRAPESYFSQKVDYLKDKVHPTFVKDRRAMKREYEEFKVKINVLVAKAQKKPEEGWVLQDGTPWPGNNTDNHPGMIQVCLGSSGALDNKGKELPRLVYVSREKCSGYQHHRKAGAMNALLRVSAVLSNAPFVLNLDCDQYINNSKALREAMCFLMDPLLGKKVAYVQFPRRFDGIDCNDRYANHNTVFFDINMKCLDGIQGPVYVGTGCVFNRQALYGYKPLSDKRRKTSFCCWPLCCCCCSGDSPSAFDGEESDDELENCNEQEESSFMSLKIFERKFGESPVFIASALMEDGGLPKGTNTQILMKEAIHVISIGYEEKTEWGKEIGWLYGSVTEDILTGFNMHCRGWKSVYCMPKRAAFKGSAPINLSDRLHQVLKWALGSTQIFFSGYCPLWYGYSGKLKWLQRLAYMNTIVYPFTSIPLLVYCTIPAICLLTGKFILPTLTNLASIWLMALFISIILTCVLELRWSKVSIHDWWRNEQFWVIGGVSAHLFAVFQGLLKVAGLDANFTVRTKSADGDEFGQLYLFKWTTLLIPPTSIVILNMVGIVAGVSEAINKGYDSWGLLFGKVFFSFWVIVHLYPFLKGLMGRQNRTPVIVILWATLLALIFSMIWVQIDIFLPKHKGPVLQQCGVEC
- the LOC101492521 gene encoding uncharacterized protein, with amino-acid sequence MQIKILFLFAFISSSSSCFFLSFEHTLFILFIQTFFFFSFIHVTLQLFFLPLIRFFMGCFPSKHTRKRNASFKPQQSSVSLVQDQSKTLISPSLQQLQDKTEEQLSVSTRKKVTFDSNVQTYEPDLPDEVLDFSPEKKNEEGEKEEALAKQSGSKSSSSEDSSVTSTGSYPSNHRYQNCRDSDDEEEIEDWESEISDEDESDGIEGECELGVEFEEDEMAYSRSRRVINDAVEVDHVFTEEVESPIPICERDVKSIGFNSNARDRSVYVHPVLNPVENLSQWKVVKAKRTIPLRPLKENNVCSNSNHESQVAFGVKEVSETETPKKLNREIAVDASLSNWLASSETTPVNKACLYGGGVAATPDRSASQQGSNSVISHEDRPILGALTLDEIKQFSATSSPRKSPCRSPDEMPIIGTVGSYWNFTGSAEDSASVSSFKGIPNTTSKYREDKKVTWHATPFETRLEKALNRGAAEAASTCVPHVF